cggtaaacaacgaaaatttcgatagggttgcaccgcttataataccaaattgacattcgattttcgatcttcgacaaccaacgaatatcgaagatcgaatgtaactcataataggggccactGTCTAAATTTATATTGAGCGTGGATAGAATAAACGTCATCTATGTTATTATCTATGGAATAAACTACAGTCGAATCACACACGtagataaaatgaaaaagttcggCACATTTTTCAGCAAAAACTTCAATAGAACAACCTCGTTTTACACCTGAAAAAGTCTCCAATACCTACAATAAGCTTAATCCGGTATTTAGCAGGAAGAAGCTATGCGCATAGCAACtcacttatacatatatgtggtaAAGGCACTGTTGATGTGCAAAATGGACTATACGCAAATAGTCCAAAGGCTACTTTAAACATCGTCAAATCTTCATACAACCGAGCCATAAAGAacattatacatatatgcgttTGCACCATTCCTATAAACACGCCTTCCAGCACAGGGAGAAAGAGTCCACGAAAACATACTCAGACTAATCCTGTTCCAGGGAAACTCGATAATCGGCAGCTACCCCAGAAAATATTAAGCTTTCTCCGCAGATCGAGCGATTGTTGAGAACATCCTGAAATTCTCATAGAGGATTGCGATTGGCTTTTCGACCAGTAATCATGAGTCGGGGTCGGTTCGATCGTAAATGGTATGATAAAATTATGAAGCGTTAAGATAAGGCACTGTGGGTTATAAACGATTTTAGCAATTCGTTTACGGTAAGAGAATTTCCAATAACATTATGTTCCTCTTCTATGCAGCAGTATGTTGTCTGTTTTTATGTATTGTATCGAATaagtgaactaaattttttcgatGAACTTTTTGATTTCGGGTTCTTTCATAATTTTCAGAAATataggcccttattatgagcaacattcgatcttcgactgtagtcgaaagtgctgatcgaacgaattttcatttggtattatggtgctcattcgttgaagaataggactattgtgaatttcgatcgctagacgcatttacaatagataattttttctcagctgatacagcaaatcaaaataaaagaaaaatcggttatgttgaaattctttgttaacaaaatttttaaaagttaaaaaaagtattttttatgaaaatgagtAAAACGGAGCTgcggttcgacgattcatcggacgatgaaagattagtggaactagctaaaAGTAGAAAACCGTTGAGGGgtgcatccaaccccctagaaatggctagTGGAAGTAAGTAAGTggagtaagtttagaattttcaaaatgtgttgacgtacttaatattacagaaattttcttacagatttttatagaactttagattatctaaagaggcgtttatgaacctactgtccagtacagaaaaccagttgcagcagtgcacccgagccaaatccattccaaatatgttaaagctagccacagttctgcgattttgtgctcaggaatcgtaccaattgagtattggtaatgaaggtatgctaggacttgctcaacccactgtgtacgaCGATGCTGAacatattgaagtggagtcaaataacggagaagcagaaaacataagaaatgaaattcttagattatagaaaaatctaaaaagtattaaataaaaatctttacgccacagtttctgttttatttttgttatacattttctttattcaattattcgtcattcgaaaaaaatatgtatttcagttactctacgtatttcagcccatacctgccaagggaaaataaaaatgtatttctataaacatcacaaaaaaaaccattattaaccttaatccattttgctgtcgttctaactggtggtcccaagcaattcagctccgttgtaaattcctcccatttttttgctgattgaactttggtgcaaatcccttttgcgaattgtggattctcttccattaatgcaactaggctttctaattgctgtttggtactcacaactttcgacctgcataaaattaacaaaattagtatatggcccctattatgagttagattcgatcttcgatattcgttggttgtcgaagatcgaatgtcaatttggtattatgagcggtgcagccctgtcgaaattttcgttgtttaccgaatttagagtccaatgcaattttgctttcgattgtgtagcgtattgtgggaaaacttgttaaaatgtaagttgtttgcgattatttatggttttatagtaaccaaataataaatatatactaattttgttaattttatgcaggtcgaaagtcgtgagtaccaaacagcaattagaaaggcgaatccacaattcgcaaaagggatttgcaccaaagttcaatcagcaaaaaaatgggaggaatttacaacggagctgaattgcttgggaccaccagtgagaacggcagcaaaatggattaaggttaataatggtttttatttgtcatgtttatagaaatacatttttattttcccttggcaggtatgggctgaaatacgtagagtaactgaaatacatatttttttcgaatgacgaataattgaataaagaaaatttagaacaaaaataaaactgaaactgtggcgtaaaggtttctatttaatactttttagatttttctataatattctaagaatttcatttcttatgttttctacttctccgttattcgactccacttcaatatcttcagcatcatcgttgagggtctcatcgggtaactcttcatccggaagttgaacattataaaacaagcaaatgttgtgcaaagctgcatacacattaataatttgtgttgctttatTTGGAGAATAGTGAAGAGCTCTTGCCTGCAACAAACATCTAAACCGATTTTTCAGGACTCCAATTGTTCTCTGGTTGCAACTGGTTGTctgtaggttcataaacgcctctttagataatctaaagttctttaaaaatctgtaaggaaatttctgtaatattggcccctattatgagttacattcgatcttcgatattcgttggttgtcgaagatcgaaaatcgaatgtcaatttggtattatgagcggtgcaacgctgtcgaaattttcgttgtataccgaatttagagtcgaatgcaattttgctttcgattgtgtagcgtattgtgggaaaacttgttaaaatgtaagttgtttgcgattatttatggttttatagtaaccaaataataaatatatactaattttgttaattttatgcaggtcgaaagtcgtgagtaccaaacagcaattagaaaggctagttgcattaatggaagagaatccacaattcgcaaaatggatttccaccaaagtacaagcagcaaaaaaatgggaggaatttacaacggagctgaattgcttgggaccaccagttagaacggcagcaaaatggattaaggttaataatggtttttttggtggttttttgatgtttatagaaatacatttttattttcccttggcaggtatgggcttaaatacgtagaggaactgaaatacatatttttttcgaatgacgaataattgaataaagaaaatttataacaaaaataaaacagaaactgtggcgtaaaggtttctatttaatactttttagatttttctataatattccaagaatttcatttcttatgttttctgcttctccgttatttggctgcacttcaatatcttcagcatcatcgttgagggtctcatcggataactcttcatccggaagttggacattataaaacaagcaaatgttgtgcaaagctgcacacacattaataatttgtgttgcttttttttggattatagtgaagagctcttggctcgggtgcactgctgcaactggttttctgtactggacagtaggttcataaacgcctctttagataatccaaagttctttaaaaaactgtaaggaaatttctgtaatatcatcgagcgatgaatcgtcgaaccacaactccgttgtactcattttcacaaaaaatacttttttttaacttttaaaattgttgttagcaaagaatttcaacacaatcgggttttcttttattttgatttgctgtatcagctgagaagaaattatctattgtaaatgcgtcgagcgatcgaaattcacaatagtcctattcttcaacgaatgagcaccataataccaaatgaaaattcgttcgatcagcactttcgactatagtcgaagatcgaatgttgctcataataagggccattaagtacgtcaacacattttgaaaattctaaacttactcagtggaagccatttctagggggttggatgcgcccctcaactgttttctacttctagctagttcactaatctttcatagtccgatgaatcgtcgaaccaaaactccgttgtactcattttcacaaaaaatactttttttaactttaaaaaatgttgttagcaaagaatttcaacacaatcgggttttcttttattttgatttgctgtatcagctgggaaaaattatctattgtaaatgcgtcgagcgatcgaaattcacaatagccctattcttcaacgaatgagcaccataataccaaatgaaaattcgttcgatcagcactttcgactacagtcgaagatcgaatgttgctcataataagggcctgacattcgattttcgatcttcgacaaccaacgaatatcgaatctaactcataataggggccataatAGTCTTCACAAATTATGCAGCACccattgtagcagcataaacattcccctgACGTCTCTTTAGCAACATCTTCACACCGATACCATTCCAGTTAAGaatcttttttattatactgacgagatccaggactaTTCAAACCTACTGGACCCAAAAATTTGTAGACAAGTTTCAAACGGTGTTCATCGGCAATCTCTTACCACCTTTTTAAACTCTCGCCCTCCGAATGCCGTTATGAGAGTCCAACCCACAATGCATGGGAAACGAAGAGATCCTGCGTGAGacccgcgccattttgttgtaGTAGAATCGCCCCTAAACGGCTACCCCGTCGCCTCTCAAACCCACTCTCTCTTTGGATCCaccccgtcgaaacagcatgtttcttaGAGCTACCGTTATATGAGATTGGCAAGGTGTTTACACCGTTCCGGGATGGCTTGATGAACctctacaataacaacaaactcGACCTTGAAATCCCCTACATAAACTAtcgtaaaaaattgttttattttttattaaattactttataCTTAAATCCgttacaattttcatttttaacttATATTTATTCTCTTCCTTTGCATTCACAATTTGAATGATTAAAAGAAGACTTTTGAAAACCATTATTTATAAAGCatgaaagaaatatttcaataatgtTGAATAAAACTTTGTTCAAACTTTAGTCAACTGAAAAAaggtatttgtttttaatgagtGGAGTCCACCAACTCTGTCTATTTTGTTCAGGTCAATCTTGTgatcaattaaaatattatttttgttggtgAAATCGAATATAATTATGTTAATTGCGTTGAAAAGGGATATCTTGCAATACGTGGTAATTACACTATATAAATAGCGAACAATCTTTTACAATTGCATCCCAGCAGTATTTTCGTAAGACAATAAATAGTGGCACTCAAAAATTCAATGAGGCAGTTCTTGGTTGAACGCCCGCACCACAACTAAGAGTGGGCTTATTTTCAGGAACGTCTTCTTGTAATTCTGAAAAcagaaatctttaatttgagtCGAACTTATCGAAAGCTAAAGTGTACCTGGAGGCAAATGGAGCTTTTCAATGACGAACTTCTTTCGACGTAATTTGAACGCCAAATCGGAAGTCTCCGGCATATAAGCTGTAAGAGTATTCACAGCTGTAATTTTGTGCACATGTAAAAGGCCATTGTATTCTTTGAAAGCGTTATGGGTTTCGCGTTCTGATCCTGTAAAAGATTCTAATTCTATGGCGTAGTCCACCAGATTGCGTATTTTCGGCACAAGCGTCCCATCCTGAATGCGAATGTTATGGAACCCAACAGAACAAAtaacttttcatttcaataataaatattactatttttttatacttacacACTTGCCAATTAAATTCATGGGCATAGTTATGAAACATACAGTCATAGAGTTGCGAACTATTCCTCTTAGAACTGTTAacaattttagaatattttttgaaaaatcttcatCGAACCAAAGCGGTGAACCCAGTGATGTTATACAAATTCTACAAAGACTGCGATACGTCAATGCACCTGTTGCGAATTTTTCTTCTCCAGCGAATGATTGTATTAATTTCAGGATAGACTGATATTTAGAATTGCTGAAAATTTGAACACTCTCCGGTTGTATAGTATGTGCTGATGTTTGTTGATTATCCAATTCTGAGTTTGTGGACGTTTGTTGATCATGAATTTGAACactatttgaaaattgtttgctgGTAGATTCATCGGTAGGGCTGGACAATACACCAGCAGCAATATTAATTTGTTCGTGCTCCAAGTCCATTTCTTTGCAACTAATGCTGCTGGTTATGTTTTGGTCACCGTCATTCTTTGGCGGCGCATTTGACTGATTGCCGAAGGAAATATTTTCCACATTACCCAGTTTATCCTCATCGTATCCTTCATCCGAACTAACATACGGCTTTCCATTCCAAAGCAGTTTGTCAACAAAGTCCACCACATTTTTTTCCATG
The sequence above is drawn from the Anastrepha obliqua isolate idAnaObli1 chromosome 4, idAnaObli1_1.0, whole genome shotgun sequence genome and encodes:
- the LOC129245501 gene encoding elongator complex protein 4; translation: MSSFRKRHVQKPIPGTRTSPQTGQVITSSGNPSLDVILGGGLPVGSICLIEEDKYVTFSKVLAKYFIAEGVLSAQSVLLGSLDDDPQEIMLKLPKPLNEFELEMEKATEQEKGDPLKNGLRIAWRYNDLPPVNSEQIPKKIGHHFNLMEHMEKNVVDFVDKLLWNGKPYVSSDEGYDEDKLGNVENISFGNQSNAPPKNDGDQNITSSISCKEMDLEHEQINIAAGVLSSPTDESTSKQFSNSVQIHDQQTSTNSELDNQQTSAHTIQPESVQIFSNSKYQSILKLIQSFAGEEKFATGALTYRSLCRICITSLGSPLWFDEDFSKNILKLLTVLRGIVRNSMTVCFITMPMNLIGKCDGTLVPKIRNLVDYAIELESFTGSERETHNAFKEYNGLLHVHKITAVNTLTAYMPETSDLAFKLRRKKFVIEKLHLPPELQEDVPENKPTLSCGAGVQPRTASLNF